A window from Vigna angularis cultivar LongXiaoDou No.4 chromosome 7, ASM1680809v1, whole genome shotgun sequence encodes these proteins:
- the LOC128197921 gene encoding protein RSI-1-like — translation MAAASYYSPMMVALSLLLLLVSFSSVAQAYTRSGTLGPSDCKPKCTYRCSATSHKKPCMFFCQKCCAKCLCVPPGTYGNKQLCPCYNSWKTKEGRPKCP, via the exons ATGGCAGCAGCTTCCTATTACAGCCCCATGATGGTTGCCCTCTCTCTGCTTCTTCTGTTGGTCTCATTCTCGAGTGTAGCTCAG GCTTATACGCGCAGCGGAACACTTGGGCCTTCAG ATTGTAAACCGAAGTGCACATACCGTTGCTCGGCAACTTCACACAAGAAGCCATGCATGTTTTTCTGTCAGAAGTGTTGTGCCAAATGCCTATGCGTTCCTCCTGGTACATACGGCAACAAGCAACTTTGCCCTTGTTACAACTCCTGGAAGACCAAGGAAGGACGACCCAAATGCCCTTAA
- the LOC108336609 gene encoding uncharacterized protein LOC108336609, producing the protein MKTPTRTICPVLLLPKELGDTDGRLLFWGADICKIGGIAGNFPGGNPGGGRSCEWGVDAGATKFGDIVDCVDINKQPAFEHPLLAHHKLQLKPNFEIEKTIENSSQIEFMFGLEEENCPEGTVPILRTTKYNLTQENLISNDHMLVQDIPGVHLAEVSLKRRSGPYYKVSGIMNIYNPKVNQKSQISMSHIWVEKGSVDTTNKISAGWHVHPELNSDYATHFYSTWTSDNFRKTGCYNVRCPGFVQTDRNIYLGSRFPHVSVYGVSSYEIYISITQDAETKNWWLTLGDKNIGYFPAALFVNLGSAAIVGWGGRTKANIGSPSPPMGSGHFPDGHSLNSCYFRSVFIQDSSRDIYGPKPDQTVSFTDNSKCYGVTYYGDQREFGGSVLQFGGPGGDCGK; encoded by the exons ATGAAAACCCCGACGAGAACAATCTGTCCTGTACTATTATTACCGAAGGAGCTTGGAGACACCGACGGAAGGTTGCTCTTCTGGGGAGCGGACATATGTAAAATCGGAGGTATTGCTGGTAATTTTCCCGGTGGTAATCCTGGTGGTGGTCGCAGTTGTGAATGGGGTGTTGACGCTGGAGCT ACAAAGTTTGGAGACATTGTTGATTGTGTTGACATCAACAAACAACCAGCTTTTGAACATCCGTTATTAGCACATCATAAATTGCAg CTAAAACCcaattttgaaatagaaaaaacaattgaaaataGTTCACAAATTGAATTTATGTTTGGACTTGAGGAGGAGAATTGTCCAGAAGGAACCGTCCCTATTCTTAGAACAACGAAATATAATCTTACTCAAGAAAATTTGATATCAAATGATCATATGTTGGTTCAAGACATTCCAGGAGTTCat CTTGCAGAAGTATCTCTCAAACGACGTTCTGGTCCTTATTATAAAGTTAGTGGAATAATGAACATTTATAATCCGAAAGTTAATCAGAAAAGTCAAATTTCTATGTCTCAtatttgggttgaaaaaggttCTGTAGACACCACCAACAAAATCTCTGCAGGATGGCAC GTGCATCCAGAATTAAATAGTGATTATGCAACCCATTTTTATTCTACATGGACG TCAGATAATTTCAGGAAAACAGGATGCTACAACGTTAGATGTCCAGGTTTCGTTCAGACTGACAGAAATATTTACCTTGGTTCTCGTTTTCCTCACGTATCGGTATACGGTGTATCAAGTTATGAGATTTACATTTCGATTACCCAG GATGCAGAGACAAAAAATTGGTGGTTAACTTTGGGAGATAAAAACATTGGTTATTTTCCAGCAGCATTGTTTGTGAACTTGGGTTCAGCAGCCATAGTAGGATGGGGTGGGAGAACAAAAGCTAATATTGGTAGTCCTAGTCCTCCAATGGGATCTGGACATTTTCCTGATGGACATAGTCTCAATTCATGTTATTTTAGATCAGTATTTATTCAAGATTCATCAAGAGACATTTACGGACCTAAACCTGATCAAACCGTGTCCTTCACTGACAACAGTAAATGTTATGGTGTTACTTACTATGGAGATCAAAGAGAGTTTGGTGGAAGTGTTCTCCAATTTGGAGGACCTGGAGGTGATTGTGGAAAATAA
- the LOC108336608 gene encoding uncharacterized protein LOC108336608, giving the protein MCLCLVISHNVDGIQDTLKKDLEFERHPKLRDRSPFKTINSEFQEIIDCIDIYKQPAFDHPLLKNHKLQMQPNFENLIEKTSVNSSQIESMFGIHRKKCPKGTVPIKREQKMISLKKEYLVNNNILVKDIPGVHIAETTVIYDDVVGPYYKVSAINSVYNPKMTEKNQLSSSHVWVENGPIESVNKISAGWHVYPELYGDTKTHFYAAWTKDNFKKTGCHNLQCPGFVQTDRQYSLGFSFPKTSTYGGPIIEGLISIAQDPKTKNWWINAGEINIGYYPAALFSNLGSAAMVGWGGRTQGKANGPSPPMGSGYFPDGKGIHSGYFRSPKIIDNSGEEFTPNPIITKTSTDNSDCYHIEYYGPQVGFPGVIQYGGPGGANCGD; this is encoded by the exons ATGTGCTTGTGTTTAGTGATTAGTCATAATGTTGATGGTATTCAAGATACATTGAAGAAAGATTTGGAGTTTGAGAGACATCCAAAACTCAGAGATAGGTCTCCATTCAAGACTATTAAT TCAGAGTTTCAAGAAATTATTGATTGTATTGACATTTATAAACAACCGGCCTTCGACCATCCTTTACTAAAGAACCATAAATTACAG ATGCAACCcaactttgaaaatttaattgagaaaaCAAGTGTGAATAGTTCACAAATTGAATCCATGTTTGGGATTCACAGAAAAAAATGCCCAAAAGGAACTGTTCCTATCAAGAGAGAGCAAAAGATGATCTCACTCAAAAAGGAAtatttagtaaataataatatattggttAAAGACATTCCTGGTGTTCAT ATTGCAGAAACAACTGTCATATATGACGATGTAGTAGGTCCTTATTATAAAGTTAGCGCAATAAATAGCGTTTATAATCCAAAAATGACAGAGAAAAATCAACTCTCTTCGTCTCATGTATGGGTTGAAAATGGACCTATAGAATCTGTCAACAAAATATCTGCTGGATGGCAT GTGTATCCTGAATTATATGGTGATACAAAGACTCATTTTTATGCAGCATGGACG AAAGATAATTTCAAGAAGACAGGATGCCACAACCTTCAATGTCCAGGTTTTGTTCAGACCGATAGACAGTATTCGCTTGGTTTCTCTTTCCCTAAAACATCTACCTATGGTGGACCAATTATTGAGGGTCTCATTTCTATTGCCCAG GATCCAAAGACAAAAAATTGGTGGATAAATGCAGGAGAGATAAACATTGGTTATTATCCAGCAGCATTGTTTTCGAACTTAGGATCAGCAGCGATGGTTGGATGGGGTGGAAGAACACAAGGTAAAGCTAATGGTCCTAGTCCTCCAATGGGATCTGGTTATTTTCCTGATGGAAAGGGTATCCATTCAGGTTATTTTAGATCTCCTAAGATTATAGATAATTCAGGAGAGGAGTTTACACCTAATCCTATTATAACTAAAACCTCCACTGACAATAGCGATTGTTATCATATTGAGTACTATGGACCACAAGTAGGGTTTCCTGGTGTTATCCAGTATGGAGGACCTGGAGGAGCTAATTGTggagattaa